TTACAAAGTCTTTAAAGTCTCCTTAACAATGTGCCTTACGTATCAATAATTGCAGAGAACAAAGATGAATCACCACAATGAATTCCAAGCCATCGTGCTCGCTGGAGGAAAAGGCTCCCGCATGACGGAGCTTACGGCAGGCAAGCCCAAATGTCTGTTGCCGATCGCAAACGTTCCCATGATCTGGTATCCCTTGCAAATCCTCGAACGTTCGGGCTTCAAAGAAGcgatcgtcgtcgttgccgaAGCAACCAAGTCCGACGTGTCAACGTCGTTGGATAAATTGGGTCTGAAAATCAAGATAGAATTCGTAGGGATTCCAGGAGCGGAGGATCTCGGCACGGCCGATTCTATCAGACTtattcatgaaaaaatatacacggaTATCTTGGTGATATCCTGCGATTTGATCGCAAATGTGGACATATCGGAGATCCTGAATTTATACAGGAAACATAACGCGAGTGTAACCGCTCTGATGTTGCCCGCACCGAAAATGCCCGACGACTTTGTAACGCCAGGCCTGAAAAACAAGCAGAAACCGGAAACGGACTTGATCGGCATCGACAATAACACAGGACGATTGATTTTCTTGGCTTCCGCATCTGATTTCGAAGAAACGATTAACATCTCGCAGAGGCTTCTCAGGAAGCACGCTAGCTTCACCATGCACTCCAAACTGATGGACGCGCATTTGtacattattaacaaatgGGTGGTggactttttaatatttaacaagtgAGTGAACTTACTAGGGAAAAATGTTGAAGAGACTGAACGTAAGTCTaatcaaatgtaaaaatgtttttcagaaatttcacCACGCTGAAGGGTGAACTTTTGCCGTATATAGTCGGTAAACAATTATCCAGATCTAAACAATGTATGGATGATAAGACTTCCGTGGTACAAATGGATTTGAAGGAAGATATCTTCCATTTTGCAATGGAGGAACCATTGGATGAGTTGATAAGAAAGATGTCGGCCTTCAATGATCATAGCACCGATCTGGAGGATGCTTATAACGAGGATGTAATACGATGTTACGCTCATGTGTCAAATGAAAAGTTTGGTCTTAGAGCGAACACCGTGCAAATGTATCATCTTGCAAATGCTAAGGTTGATATGTTATCCACTTTACGTAGCTTTATGACAaaggaataatatatatttttccaaatgtATACGGGATCAATACGAgtcgaataatatatattatatttacacttacaatatattagaaattaaaggATCAATTTCAgctaatttaagaaatatcctGTACAGATATCAGAATGGTGGAGTGATGACAAGAATACCGATCAATTACCGCTGCTGCCGAGTATCTCGAGCACCGCGACTGTACGCAGTACGCAGATGCAAGAATGTCGCGTAGACGATAATTCGTTGGTCGAGGAGAAAACGTCGTTGAAACAAAATCATATTGGGCCTAACTGCACCGTGGAATCCAAGACAAGGATATCTCAGAGTGTGATAATGGGACATGTAACTGTTAAGCAAAGGTGTGTTATtggatatatttgttaaacacacgtacatttacgaattcgctaaatgaattttttttacagatgcGTTATTCACAACTGCATACTGTGCAATGGCTGTATCATCGAGGAAGGCACGGAGCTGAAGAATTGCTTGGTTGGAGCACAACACGTCGTGAAATCTGGTAGCCAACACTCTCACGAAGTACTCACTGATGCGGACAGACTCATagagatttaattattcaccttgtattacgtatataaattattgtaaatataattagattatattatttgtaaaaaatgtttaatataaaaaaattaccttttgTAATTGAGCAATTTCTTATTCAGATTGATAAAATCACTACATATTAccacataatttaaattaacatttctttaGATGTTGaacaagttttttattttaagaaataaatcttattactcaattagtttattattaattttttgcattaaataaatttaccgTCCGAGTAAGAATTCCGCGATTAGTTCCAATGTTCCAATCAGCATGTGCAGAGGTCGTTTGAAAACACGTCGTTCCTATTGGTTGGCTCTCGACTGAACCAGACTGAACGAAAGAACGTGCGGAATCGGAACGGTGTCCATCGTCTCTTCTTTGGGTTGCTCTTTCATCTAAAATGGTGAGCGTGGTTTTACGTTATTCAAATCGATTTATTTCATAGCGATCCTAATGATCGGCCGATTTATCGGCGCAGAAAAGATGTCCTGAATTTTCGTAGAACTGTCGTAATTGAATAATATCGGGTGAAAAGAATGCCATTCCGTACGCTACTGACATAATACCGGTGTACAGGTTATAACAATGTTTATGTGTGACACGTTGCAATCATTTATTCCCTggagtatatttatttctcatttatttgttCATAGAAAGGATTAAAAATAGCCCTTTATATCGCTCTCCATCgttaattcttcttttttttttcttcaatttgtaATATGGAGTCGGACTACGGTTAAGTTCACTATGCTCCTGCTTGATGTTCACAGACGAAGGGTACATCCAGCTTTGGTAAGCGGCGTAATAAGACGCACACGTTGTGCAGGAGATGTGGACGTAGCTCTTACCACATCCAGAAGTCGCAGTGTGCGCAGTGCGGCTATCCGGCTAAGAAAATGCGTTCCTGTAAGTCGCTGTCGTGCAACGCAACAAGTTTGCACAGAAGACCGCCTGTTATGTTTATACAAATATCGAATATTTAATGTTGGTTCAggaatattaattagatttgTATTTGTCGACTTCACAGATAATTGGTCGGTCAAGGCGAAGAGGAGGAAGACCACTGGTACTGGCCGCATGCGTCATCTTAAAATCGTGCGCCGTAAATTCAAGTAAGCTACAAAATGGTTATgtcaaaaatgtaataactAACGAACGTTAAAGCAATTgatctatacattttttaacaattattttacaattattttatgccATCTTTTCacactttctttttattaaatgatgAGAGATATATAAACACATTATCTAATTTTTCCCACAGTTCATAATGTATACAACACATATAAacgattattttgtatatatttatagaaatggATTCAGGGAAGGCTTGCCGAAACCCAAAGCTGCTGCGGCTAAGTAATTATCGACATCCTGTCTTATTGTCTAATTAAGTTGTACAATTTTGACTaccaataaaaaatctaaaaaaatccGATTATAACATTATAGCATCTCAATAATAATTCCTTGTAATTAAGTGATTCTAATGGAACGATCATTGCATTTATCAaactattttcttctttaaaattatttgtagacaaagaattttattatgaaacaAACTCTACACGAAGTTTTATGAGTACCCACTTATTACACCGAAGCATTGTAATTTCTCTGTAGAATTCCATTCATATGAATGATGATAAAGTTAAGTAAGATAGCTTAAAATTAAGCATACTCTTGTTTGTTATCTTAGTTCCCCTtccatttctttcttctattGATACATTGAATAGCGTTTACAAACACGTGAGATGAACTTCTGATAAACCTGTGTGTATACGTATCTTTATGTGTTATATCATATCTGACaagaaaatttgaagaaacgtGCGACCGAAAAGATAAGGCGCGTTGTCTATCGTTTGCGCAATCTCCgcggaatttttaattgccgGCGACGGCTTTCCATATATTTAGCGGTCCCCCGACCTCGCCAAACAGTACGTTCGATGCAAGATGATAACTCGGGCGATCGGTGCAGCTCCATTGTGCATCTAGGCATCCGCCGATACTCCACCCGAAGACTATCGATCTTCAACCTACCAATTTGAGAGTTATGCCACGCACCAATATTCAGCGAATATTTCGTTTCCATAAGCACCGAAGAATCAAGAAGATTGGCTTGATTAAATAACAGTAAAGAAAGGAAACTCTTAGAAAACGCATTTAATAACGAATTCAAACAGGCGACTCAAACGAAATTTGGTCGAGAAAACGgatattaattaacgtttctattacacatatatataattcttgaGGAATATTTGCAATTACAGATAATTTCTGTTTTTCGACAAATCTATATTGTAATATCAAACGTTAAAACgaattttatcacaaaatttataatataattctatacaAATGGGCATTCTGCGTCAGCTACTGTTTGGTAAGTGCacgtcttttatttttagttccacattaaaataattatgaaataatagcCGCTTGATTgtctgaaatttatattttgggCTGTGCAGGTAAATATCTATTAGTCACCAACACTGTGAGCTGTGGGTTGATGATGGCAGCGGGAGATGTGATCCAGCAACGCAGCGAACATTGGAAGAAGCATTGTTCTGACAAAAAATACTTTCCGAGCAGTGTCATAGCGGCGTCACCGGAAGATGAAAAGGTGACGGCGATTTCCAGCACATCTGCATACGGACACGATTACATGAGGACCAGGAATATGACGGTTGTAGGACTGGTTCAAGGTCCGTTTCATCACTGCTTCTACACGATTCTTGATAAGGTTTTGCCAGGCAGAAACGCAAAGTCGGTCctgaaaaaaacatttctcgaTCAATCGATTGCGAGTCCCACGTGCCTGGGGATATTTTTTGTCGGCCTCGGGATTCTGGAGAGTCGCAAAATTAAGGAGATCTGCGAGGAACTAAAGCTGAAATTCGGCGACACGTGGAAAGTACGTACACGGGATTATATTCCTGTAATCGATATTTCAATAATCGTAGAGAGCGAATttgtataacaattaaaattcagaGAAACTGCTATCGAaagttttcttcttaaaatatgtataaatgtatgcaatttattaaaattattttgtcagGTCGACTGCTGTTTCTGGCCTCCAGCGCaatgcattaattttatttttgtgccCCTGCATTATCGAGTACTTTATACGAATGTTATGACGATGGTCtacgatatttttctatcatatatgaaatatgtaaGTTTTGCCTGTGTACGTTTACAATCAGAATGCACGTTAAATTTTGAGCAATcgcaatgaaataatataattacttattttatccACAGGACGCTCACTTCGAGTGACAGAAATCTCATGGCTAGTCTGAACAAAAGATATGACtgcgtaaataataattgcgaaGTATtcattgtatatacatacgtctattgttattaattatattgtacgTGACGATGTGAAATAAAATGCTAtcggaaaaaatttccaagTAATATTACCGTATATATCTTCTCGTTGCGACGCCTTATCACGATCCGATATCCGATCTATTTGTTCATTTCCACGATTTTTACCAGATGATAAATAAAGACGAGTAATCATCCGTCGCAGTTCCTGTTGTGACATATgcaaagaattttattgataacaattaaaactcggatgttaaaatatcaagatactgctttttataattgcaatttcaCGGTTATTTTCATCAAAGAAATGATATGTTCCAacgttttgttattaattgcaaCTTCGACTGGGCTAATCTCAAATCGTAATTACGTCAAGGTAGAAGAAATTTAGATCCAAGTTCGAATTACGTTATATTACGTTCTGCGAGAACGAGACACCTCGTAACGTTGTTAATTTATATCCGAATGAATCAATAAAGAACTCGGAAGTTTATCGGCGTCACTCAAACCCGAATCGTAAATTAATTCGTGGAAGAATGCGCGGCGAGCAATTGCGAAATAACGGCGATCGCGATCGAAATTGATCTGCGGACTCCGGACATGCGACGACGCATATCCACAAAAATGCGTGTCCACAACAATCGCCTTATCGCGTGGAATAATCTCTCATtgagtttatttatttgctcGACCGCTTTTGTTTGGCATTTGGCGACAGTAAGATTACACGGTCTTCTAACCAGACGTCGTCACCGATTCGAGCACAAACACGGTTTAATGGCGTAAACACAAACAATAAATTCAATTGTCGCGCGACATAAATAATCGacgagaatattttttacgtaaaatacaGAATTTTTCCAACAGGCCTCGCCGATGCGTGGTTATTCGCCTGATGTTGCACTTCGCCCAGTAAGCACTGCGCCCTAtagaattgtataattaatatataaactgtAACACTtaacatttctataaaaagcAAGGATGTGTGTATATCGCGAGTAGCGCGAGTAATCATGAGTACATCAAGATCTCTATACTTGTTTCGTAAATTTGTTTACgccatattattttatctcggACAAAGACGATCATAATACTTGTCCTATATATGCTCTTTTTATACCTTTGCTTATCTCTCACTTTGTTTTCTGCAATGgtacataataaattgtagTTTCAAACTTCAATAGATTATCTACGATATCGTCAGTGCGATCGGAAATTTTTCGTCGTGATAACAAAATATCCTTTGTACATATCAGTATTATCTTCCTTGTCTTCTGCAGCGTTAATCTGCAACcgtaaaatttcaagattaattACGTTTAAACATGTCTTTCCGTTAAGCATCAATTTTATATGAGATTCTGGactcttgatttttattattaacgataACGACTAATCAACTCAATTCTTTTTGTCAAGTGAACGAGAGCACTCCTCAGAACGACTTGGACTTAAACTCTGATTAAGTTACTCATCAGCGATTAACTCAAATGATATAATCGCTTGCAACAAGATTtctatctaataaataattcgtcATCCCTAATCTAATCTTTCTTCGCgtcaaaaaaattaacgaatttgtttttgctaataaaaaagttaataattaacttaatcggcCGTGTTATTGTAGATCAACTGACAAATGTCCAGTTGttaatgtacataaattaactttttaatttcggtttaacttatttttaccttcttttaatttttttagaactagaaaaagataaaaaattatgcggTAAGATGAAACATATCTTCTTGCATTCCTAACTGttctcaattaaattaaaaaaaaatacttggtttttaatttttttctttctttaataaatatatctatctaatcaaaaattttgattaacttTGCGAAAACCTGATTAACATACATacaaattgtgcaaattagaaatttgcacatggcttcctcatagaggaagctttaacttccgcaaatttggagatatcgatctatttctaattttattatatttttcagttttttctacccctatttcatatataattcttttaaattcggttgattagacttattgttagctttatatgcgatcaaaattatggacctttgatcgcgtataaagctgggtctaatcaactaaatcttaaaaaattatatatgaaataggggtagaaaagattgaaaaatataataaaattagaaatagatcgatatctccaaattcgcGGAAGTTAAAGCATAAACGAACATTTCTACAAAAactcgaaattttattaaaaaagaaccgcttttaccgatcattgccaaattcaaTCCCAACCTTCCTtacatgatactctatcgattaaaaaatataattcttttaaattcggttaattatacttagctttatatgcgatcaaaattatggacttttgatcgcgtataaagctgggtctaatcaactaaatcttaaaaaattatatatgaaataggggtagaaaaaactgaaaaatataataaaattagaaatagaccGATACCTCCAAATTTGCGAAAGTTAaagcataaacaaacatttctgcaaaaattcaaaatattaaaaaagaacctcttgattattagcaatttttattaattctattatattcttcagttttttctacccctatttcatatataattcgttaagatttggttgattagttctggagttatagaaatttcggcaaatttggcacatacacacacacatacatacatacagacattttttaaaattgcaatttttcgacgttttagaatattctgaacacattcagaaaaacaaaaaaaaattttttttacgaaaacaaagctttctctatgaggaagcaaaagtCATTTAAATCggaattaaagttaatctacatatTGTTATGGACGAAAATTTGCTTTAGGTAAAATAtctataactatataattcgttatttttcatctaatctttttaatttcatccTTATTAACAGGACAGTACagctattattatttgattaattaccaattaattgtaagttaatCGAAATTATCCTTAtaggatattaataaataacgaactATGAacgagtgagagagagagagtgtgagagagaaaaagagaacgagagagcgGAAGGaagggcgagagagagaagtggTGGGGGAAGTCGGAACGGCCGATGATTATTACCTGACTGACTTCAGTATGCTCGAAATTTTGGTTATACCGAgtagagatttatttatttcttgaatGTGCAGATGTCCGAGGCATCGCTTAATTGCGCTTTTCCGTGACGGTATCCGTGGCAAATGAGATCAGCGCGCTCGACGTAGCATGCATCTCCACTCGACAAATCACCTGAAGGTTCTCCGCGTTTAATTGGCCTACATAACCCCTACAACAATTATGAATTTGCAAACGCTTTTTCAAGACTTCAATCCAAGGTAACTTTCATTCCAAGTCATTCGTCACGACACTCGACTCGGCGACTCGTCACCTTCGTCGCGATTGGCACATTATTCATAAGTGTGGACAGAAATACagagctaattaattatatattccagCAAATTTCTGGTGCACACATGCCTGATGATATTCACGTCTCTGTTCGCTCTTCGATTGGACGGCTTCATCGAATGGAGTTATTGGTCGATATTTAGCCCGATATGGTTCTGGAAAGGCATGGTGATCCTGGGAGCGATGGTCGGGAGCTACGTCTGGTGGAGGCATCCCCACGCGAGATTAGAAGGGGATGCCTATGTACATTATAAAGCGATGTTGATTACCCTGGCATTGCACCTAATCTTGTTGATGTTCGAGTTGTTGGTATGCGACAAATTAGAATCTGAGAGACACTTGTGGATACTGGTGTTCATACCCTTGATTTTCATCTCAATAGTATCAATTGCAGTAagtataaattacttttttcaaattgcTGCAGCAATTGCAGCTGCCAGCATTTTTATCAACGTGTACTATCACCTTTTGATCTCTGTTATGATTCAGGTTTGCATCTGGGCTGTAAAACACGATCGGTCGTTCGAACTGGAACTGTTTTGCGCAGTGAATGTATTACAGTTTATCTTTTTGGCTTTGAGATTGGACGGCTTCATAACGTGGAGCTGGGAAGTTGTGTTCGTGCCGCTTTGGGCACTTCTTTGTTTATCTTTAGTGGCTGTTTTGTACGCGATAGTATTCGCCGCTGTTTTACTGAGAACACCGCAGATCAATGCCCGCCAGAGGCGGACCTCCTTGCACTCGGCGGTGGCGTATACATTTCTAGTTGTTCCCATTTTAGTGTTCCAGGTATAACTAGCGCATTGTTTCATATATGGTTCGTTAAAAGAGTCATAATCGACTTAATTTCTCCTTTCCtagtattatttaacataaattattctgTTTCAGGTATTGCTAGCGAATAAATTAGACggagatatttcaataaattatataacagtgGCAATGCCACTCCTCCTGTCGCACATGACACTTATTTTTATGTCCTTTGGCGCAAAAGGTGGAAATAGAtgtgagaaataattttgtttttattatttagtaatagGATAatgatatatcattttttttctcttgatataacatatgtataag
The nucleotide sequence above comes from Temnothorax longispinosus isolate EJ_2023e chromosome 4, Tlon_JGU_v1, whole genome shotgun sequence. Encoded proteins:
- the Eif2bgamma gene encoding translation initiation factor eIF2B subunit gamma; the encoded protein is MNHHNEFQAIVLAGGKGSRMTELTAGKPKCLLPIANVPMIWYPLQILERSGFKEAIVVVAEATKSDVSTSLDKLGLKIKIEFVGIPGAEDLGTADSIRLIHEKIYTDILVISCDLIANVDISEILNLYRKHNASVTALMLPAPKMPDDFVTPGLKNKQKPETDLIGIDNNTGRLIFLASASDFEETINISQRLLRKHASFTMHSKLMDAHLYIINKWVVDFLIFNKNFTTLKGELLPYIVGKQLSRSKQCMDDKTSVVQMDLKEDIFHFAMEEPLDELIRKMSAFNDHSTDLEDAYNEDVIRCYAHVSNEKFGLRANTVQMYHLANAKISEWWSDDKNTDQLPLLPSISSTATVRSTQMQECRVDDNSLVEEKTSLKQNHIGPNCTVESKTRISQSVIMGHVTVKQRCVIHNCILCNGCIIEEGTELKNCLVGAQHVVKSGSQHSHEVLTDADRLIEI
- the LOC139811887 gene encoding large ribosomal subunit protein eL37, whose amino-acid sequence is MTKGTSSFGKRRNKTHTLCRRCGRSSYHIQKSQCAQCGYPAKKMRSYNWSVKAKRRKTTGTGRMRHLKIVRRKFKNGFREGLPKPKAAAAK
- the LOC139811885 gene encoding mpv17-like protein 2, with the protein product MGILRQLLFGKYLLVTNTVSCGLMMAAGDVIQQRSEHWKKHCSDKKYFPSSVIAASPEDEKVTAISSTSAYGHDYMRTRNMTVVGLVQGPFHHCFYTILDKVLPGRNAKSVLKKTFLDQSIASPTCLGIFFVGLGILESRKIKEICEELKLKFGDTWKVDCCFWPPAQCINFIFVPLHYRVLYTNVMTMVYDIFLSYMKYDAHFE
- the LOC139811884 gene encoding transmembrane protein 185B isoform X2, producing MNLQTLFQDFNPSKFLVHTCLMIFTSLFALRLDGFIEWSYWSIFSPIWFWKGMVILGAMVGSYVWWRHPHARLEGDAYVHYKAMLITLALHLILLMFELLVCDKLESERHLWILVFIPLIFISIVSIAVCIWAVKHDRSFELELFCAVNVLQFIFLALRLDGFITWSWEVVFVPLWALLCLSLVAVLYAIVFAAVLLRTPQINARQRRTSLHSAVAYTFLVVPILVFQVLLANKLDGDISINYITVAMPLLLSHMTLIFMSFGAKGGNRCLCPLLQEYGNISYQPRDERDQPPSEPMITEKSEKLIKKIDLMKPVVPIISIDMPD
- the LOC139811884 gene encoding transmembrane protein 185B isoform X1 encodes the protein MNLQTLFQDFNPSKFLVHTCLMIFTSLFALRLDGFIEWSYWSIFSPIWFWKGMVILGAMVGSYVWWRHPHARLEGDAYVHYKAMLITLALHLILLMFELLVCDKLESERHLWILVFIPLIFISIVSIAVCIWAVKHDRSFELELFCAVNVLQFIFLALRLDGFITWSWEVVFVPLWALLCLSLVAVLYAIVFAAVLLRTPQINARQRRTSLHSAVAYTFLVVPILVFQVLLANKLDGDISINYITVAMPLLLSHMTLIFMSFGAKGGNRWWFGIRKDFCHFLLGLCPLLQEYGNISYQPRDERDQPPSEPMITEKSEKLIKKIDLMKPVVPIISIDMPD